ATCTGTATATACTGTCATTAGTTTAGGCAGTTTGGATGCCCTCATATCTAGTGTAGATagtgtataactctgaaatgttcATGGATAAATATAATTGATCCATTTAGCAGCATATGATGGTACTTTCGGTTAGGGAGATTATTTGTTTAACTGTGAAGCTACATATATACTATCGACACTTTGACTGACAAAGGAATCACTCAGAGTTGACGGTATGTAAATTGTAAATCGCACATTCATGTTACAGAAGTACTGTAACAAAAATGTTACAACTTTACAACTTCCAAAATTGATATTAGGGAAATTTTATCTTAATATGGTTCCATAATGCCTctttaaatatatagaataaaacCAGCATTGTACTACAAGTTTGTTTAActgtatgatttattgatttagtGATATTTCCCATTCATATACTGTGTTCAGCATTACAGTCGAAGTAGAAGGGCAGTGAAGAAAGCTGTTCACTTTACTAGGATATTTTGCATGCTGTACATGGTTTGTGTCTGACATAGGATTTCAATAACAGCAGCTTCAAACAGAATATTCTCAAGGGGTGTCCTACACTGCAGCTGGTTTTGAAAGTACTTTATTCTGCTCAGtttatattataatacagtatatataaaatctaACTTCATATCATGCACTTAACTGACTGGCTGTCCACACTTCCTTCCAGGTACATTTTTGAGCACAAGGGCACCCAGCGCATTTTGGTCATCAATAACTGTACCATGGCAGATGATGCAGCGTATCAAGTGATGGCCGGGGATGAGAAATGTTCTACAGAACTGTTTGTAAAAGGTACTGTACAGCCTATCAGAGCAAGTGCAATCAGAAGTGAGCCTCTGGAACTGAACTGATGTGGTAATGATGGAAAAATCCCTACCGCTCCCCTGGGTCTAAATAACCAACCGATTACATAACTAAACATGAATGAGTTGGAATTCATTGCTTTTCCAAATGGTAATCACATCTCCGTGCATATTCTTAGGAATATATATTCACAATTGTATGAAGAAATTAGGCCACTAGCAACCAATCAATGTATGTTCCAATTCCAAGCTGTTGCTGGTTACCAGCAAATCAACATTTTCCACAAGgaaacatattatatattcaaattatgtTTGATAAAGTTAAGTGTGCATTTACATTGATTGCAGCTACAAACCAGCGATGTTACATTTTATCCATTTTAGAAAGTTtaaaagacctttttttttttttttctctcatacaGAGTTACCAGTTACaattaaaaaggaactggaaGCTGTGAAAACGACAGTTAATGAAAGAATTGAGCTTGAATGTGAAGTGTCAGAAGAAGGGGCTAATGTTAAATGGTATGAATATGATCTAAAATACCCTTTTGCAAACTGGAGTGGATTTTTGTTCTGATTGCATCTATGTTTGTTCTAATTCCATCTGTTTGGAGATAACAGAACAAAAATGTGACCCTTGTCCAACATCATCATCAGTGTGCTAGCAGTGCTTACCCTGAAAATCTAGAATTCATGTGTAGCATTTTCCTTtagaaaaaactattttttgatttttgattgCATGCAGACCAATTTATTCTTCTCTGTGATTTGACCTTTTGGTTCCTCATTTGCAAGATGTTCAGGTCTGCACTGTTCATTTTCCCCCTGCATCTTTCCGTAGGTTTAAGAATGGAGTGGAGATCCCCAGAGAAATTCGCTCCAGGTTCAGGTTTAAGAGTGACGGCATGAAGCACACATTGGTGATTGAGGACGCCAAGAAAGAAGACACTGCAGTCTACTCAGCGATGACTACAGGAGGGAAGTCGGAAGCCCATGTACAAGTAGACCGTATGTACTTAAGCTTAATGATTTCAAGTAATACAGAGCATTGCATTGTCTTTACCTGTGATGAAAAAATCTAATGACTTAAAAGCCAAGCTGTGATTTCCAGAGGAATGCTCTGCCTTCCactatatttaaaagcaaatgctTACTTGTACAGATAAAAAAGGAAACAGTCTTTATCTGTATTTTATTGGTTGATTTTAcacctgtatttttttctgtttgaattcagttttgacagtttttgtttttgtttttttttcatctcaagTATATGGTAAAGCCACAAATATTTGCAACCacaatatttggcaaatcacacccataaaaacctgttttgctcCAGAACTCTTGGCCACCTGTTGCAATACACGATGTATGCATTGTTTGTGGAATTTgtttttgtgccaaaaatgttgccttttttttttttttttttcatatgcgaaaaaatgcataataaaaggcttgcaaatatttatggatttacagtataTAGACTGAAACATGTACTTGAAGTATACATTTTACCCTTAGATCTTTCCTAAGAGAATGTAGGATCCTGTGTGCCACACATACTCTGCACTTCCATActtgtaatatattataattcCATATTGGTGTCTTCTATCCCCAGTTAAACCCCTGAAGATTCTGCAGGATCTGACTGACCAAACAGTGAGACTCGGAAAATCTCTCGTCCTGCACTGTGAAATAAATCCAGCCAACGTACCTGGAAGATGGTACAAAAACGCACAGCTAATCCCAGGCACTGATCGTGTGAAGATCACCCACAGAGGAAGGTATACAGAACAACAGCAGCTACACTATTAATTAATGTATCCTGGGGACTCAGTTGATATGGTTGCATTTTTCTGATGTTGCCTCTTTCTACCAATTAttgaataattgtatttaatcagTGAACACACCAATGGCCTTATCTCCATTTTGTTCAGCTAGATTTGGGGTTGCAATACTGCTTTCTATGTATGCTCTgatgttttaattataaacagcgtttttccttttaataaactaagctcattttcttttaaagttcaCACAAACTAGAAATAGAGAATGCAGGAGTTGATGACATGGGGGACTATACCTTTGTACCAGAGGGGTATTCAGTGAGCCTGAATGGTAAAGTCCATGTGACTGGTAAGTCTTTGTAGTCTTGCACAGTTTTATTGAACTCTTTATCAGCTTATCAGCTGGTTAACCAGGGCTTATGTAAAAGTAAAAAGGGAAGGGAAAACTCCAAACAATGGATTCATGTTATTTGATTGTCAAAATGCTTtagctatgtattttttgttttttgctgcattttgttAGAGTAGTTAAGAGCAATATTAGCAGAAAGATAAATATAGATACATATTGAAAATACATCACCGTGTAATGGATTCCCCCAAGCAGCAGATGTACATTACTCACAGTGCTGTCGTCAGCATAAAGCACATACTTGACCGCTTGAGTGCGGAGCTAGTGCTTGATAGAATTGATAAATGAGAAGATGTCTGTGAGCCAGAAGTTTCAATTGATCACCTTGTGCTTTgctatttaattttaattagggTGAGGTGCCAATATATTAAAATGGTGTGACTTTAAAATTATGTTGGAAACAtagtaacaacattttaaagaaagctttctactctttctctctctctctctctctctctctctctctctctctctctctctctatatatatatatatatatatatatatatatatatatatatatatatatatatatatatatttttttttttttttttttttttttttttttttttttttttttgctcactaGATCCTCCAAAAATTCACCTTGATAGTCTTAACTACCCAGAAAACACTGTGACAGTTCAAGCAGGGAACAAACTTCGGCTGGATATTCCTGTTACAGGACAGCCTGCTCCGAGGGTTGTCTGGATGAAAGGCGAGAGGGTGAGTCTAGTTCTAATATACACCCAGGTCTGGATTAATTCTAATTTATAGCAGCACTGTAGcaattatcaattaaaaaaaaaaatgatatattgcTCTTTCTGGAAGAATGTTCTAAtatgttttaatagaaaaatcTATAACATCTTTTAGCCCTATTTTTTGGCTTCTTGACTGAAGGTAGCCACTGTATAGATGCATCATacactttgatttaattcagtcCACAGTTACACTGTACAGATTAACAAGCACCCCAATATAACTCAACTATTTTGTTCATAACCTTCTCCCTTGCTTGTAGAGGTTTGCACAGTGAAGTTGAGATTGGGTAGATGATTAACTTCCTTAGTGGCAATTTTGAAAGCAATAAATCAAAATCAGCAACGTCAAACACTTCTGAAAAAAAACTGACTAGTGTACCGATACATTAGTTCAGTCTCTCCACttgcacaattatttttataatgccaACATATGTTTTGAGGGAACACAGCATACAATAGGTGGAACTCCCAGGCTAACACCTCACTATTCAAGAAGTTGGTAAAATCACTTCAGCTGTGACGATAGAATTAGCAGTTAATTACATTAGCTACATTAGCTACATTAGCTAATTAACAGTAGAATAGCAATGCAGTAGAAGTAGAGGCTGATATAGCGCTGTTATTGTATTCCCAGGTGATCCTTGACACTGGTAGTAGAGTACGGGCTGAATCTTTCCCAGATCACAGCACATTTACTATAGATGTAGCTGAAAGGGAGGACACTGGGACGTATAAAATTGTGTTGCAGAACGAAGCTGGTGAAGACTCTGCTCAGCTCAAAATAAAGGTAGTAGGTAAGTAAACTGCTAGGAAGTCTTTTTTTGCAATGAAGACTTGTTCTTTATTAGGAGAAGTACCAATTGTGCTATGTACCATGTATTTGGCGTTTAATATAATGGTAGTGGAAATAGAGGTTTGATGAATATAACCAAATATACTGCAACATTTCAAGATGGTTCACTAAGCTTaagttaaaatcaaataaaaaacatacaaaacagtcAATTTTACaaacttccttttttttatcAACAGACATCCCTGACCCTCCACAAGCACCTATTGTAACTGAGGTTGGTGGAGACTGGTGTTCAATGATTTGGGAAACCCCATTGTATGATGGTGGTTCACCAATTTTAGGTTTGAAACagctattttttctttctatattcTTTTTACTACATCCAGACAACTATAAGTGATATGTAGGGTTTTTAGCACTCTAGGATTTTTCTCAGTTGAAAAAGACACGAGTACAGTACACTTTGGAAATATtccccaaaacttttttttttttcttttttttttttttgtgagcacTTGTGTATTAGGTGCCAACTGAGCAGTCCAGTCATCTATAGTTCAAGCCCAAAATTGGATTTATTTACAATTTGATGCTGGGTCTTGTTCAGTAAATATAAATGTGACGCTTGTTTGCGTATACACACTGCATACAGTATAATAGTTGTAATGGTTGAAAGCAGTGTTAGCTCAAGAGATAATGGACCTATACATTCTTGTCTTTCTGTGATTTAAGATTATAAATATGCAGTATGTACCTCAATTAATCAGAATAGTCACTACAGAAAGGTATTTATTAACCTTGGTTTTTTCAAATGAGCTATAAAAGCATTCTGTTTCAGCAATAATTTTGTGTACTACAGGATATTTCATtgagagaaagaaaaagcaaagtTCCAGATGGATGAGACTGAATTTTGATGTTTGCAAAGAGAAGGCTTTTGAACCAAAGAAGATGATCGAAGGCGTGCCTTATGAAGTTCGTGTTTTTGCAGTGAATGCCATTGGCATTTCCAAACCAAGTGAGCCCTCAAAGGCATTTGTACCACTTGGTAAGCAGTTTAATTTCTTAGTTTCATTAGTCTCTGCATGTCGATACTTTATTGTATGTATTACAAGCCGAATATCGAATGATTGTAACATACAGTGTTTTGTAGTATTGTTGAATTGCAGCGATGTTTGACAGTACTTCAATTACAATGCTGTACACTGCTGTAACTGAATTGCACCAACATAATATCaacttgtattgtttatatttcagCTGTAACTAGTGAACCATCACTGCTAGTAGTGGACGAGGTCACTGACTCTACAGTGACAATGAAATGGCGACCTCCAGAGCATATTGGAGCTGCAGGCCTAGATGGCTATGTCATAGAGTATTGCTTTGAAGGAAGTAAGTTGATGTATTACACAGAGGACGCCATTTGCCTAGGTTATAGCCATAGCTATTGGATGATGTACCTGTCCTGATAAGTGCTGTGGATTCATAATGTTACACAGGCACAGTGGTTCGTTTGTGCCGCAGCTTGAAATGTCATAAAGCgtcataaaatgttttgctctaagaaatgtgttttcttaaaattctcaacacagttgtatccattctgcaagttccTGTACATAACATATAAGTCAGTCACGTAGTGCATACAGCTGCTGTTTGTCCAGGTGCAGACTAGCGGTATCCCACCGTGAAAATGCCCAGGATGGAAATAAAATAGTTTATGTGccctattttaaagcaagtgtGAAGGCAAGGGACAATTTTTCATCAACGAATGAAAACATCTTTAAGTAGTTATTCATGTAACCTAGTTGTTTTCAGTTAGTTTTATACCTTTGCCTTTGCAGTTACTTTATGATGAAAATAAAATCCTGAATTATTCTCCtgtgcctgctgtctgttttttatGTCTCCCGAAGAGGATGAATGGATAGTGTCCAATCAAGAGTTGACTGAGAAGACGAAATATACAATCCATGGTCTGCCAAGCGGGGAGAAGATCTTTGTCAGGGTTAAAGCAATAAACGCAGCAGGCGCCAGTGCACCCAGAATGCATCCACATCCTATTCTAGTGAAAGAAGTAATTGGTGAGTGTCAGCTGGGCTTGGTTAACATATTGCATCATATGTCATCCTATAGGGCCTATTGTTCAgtgtaattaaatgttttgcagaaaaaaaaaagaattataaaaatGATTCACCTCCAGAAGCCAGCTTAGGTCACCATAAATGCGTTTGATGGTTCCAACCATACCACCATTAAACATGAGACTGAGTGGACAGTCGTGATGGCTCAGTGAAGGGTCCCTTCAGGCCAGGCTGAAAGCATGCTTGCAGAATCATGTGAGGAAGCACTCTGCTGTGCTAATCAAGTCTACAGTGCTGTCAAGGAGCACCCCAAGAAACTTAAATCCTTTATGTGACAGTGAACTTCACATGGTCCACAAACCTTACTCCACAATACCATTCTTCTTTCAGAACAGCCCAAGATTCGTATCCCAAGGCATCTTCATCAAACTTACATTCGGAGGGTTGGAGAAGTAGTCAATCTTCTTGTACCTTTCCAGGTAATTTACTTAGAACATCTTTTATGAACCATCAATAATCTATCTGCAGTATAAATGTATTatgaaacataataataacagGCTATAGCAATATCGTGTTATAAGCTCAAGCAACTAAAGGCACTTTCACATCTAATGATTTGAATCGTGGTTTGCtggcaaacaaacatttttttcaggTTTGACACCATAAAAAAATCAAGCGAACTTGAGTTTCTTTTAAAGTGAATTGAAATGTTGTTTGTGTGGTTCACTGTAGCTTCATCCAGACCGCTGTTCTATGGGTTTCACTTCCCCAAATGCACTTGGCTATCTTGCTGATTACTGGAGCGGAAGTTCTCCCTGGGATGGGGAATATTTTACGTGAtgtgttattttggtttatttggtgctttACATCAAATCAAACAGAGCATGCCAAAATAGTGtcacatattgtgtgtgtgtgtgtgtatgtgtgtgtgtgtgtgtgtgtgtctctctctctctctctctctctctctctctctctctctctctctctctctctctctctctctctctctatatatatattatatatatatatatatatatataatatttatatagcaccattcatacaggtgtatctcaaagcactcAATTAATAATGCAgattaaatacaaacagattaaatacaacaatataaactaaaacagatatatacatacttacaaatacatataaatattattaaaatgccagctcaaacaaatgtttttagtctggttttaaaaacagatagtcTCAGCTTCCCTCACATGTGTTGGTAACTCATTCCAAAGTTTGGAGGCACTATAagaaaaagccccccccccccctttaaacaTACTTTGTTTTAGGGATTACCAGCAATCCCAGATTCAGGGATCTAAGGTTACGATTGGGGATATATGAGGTAAGCAGTTCTCGATACTATATTGGTCCCAAAAGAGGCATCACCAGGTTTTAgagacaaatacagctgggtgtcatctgcataaaaatggaaatttacTCCATGTTTGCTTAGAATCTCACCAAGAGGGAgcatataaatggaaaataataaaggaTGTAAAATAAAGCCCTGTGGAATACCACAGACTAATTCAGAAAAGACAGATTTTTCATTTCTGATGTTTATAATTTTACTATGAAAATAGTCAATGAAGTCATTGCAAGAGACTGTGGCAGCACGAGGATTACACGGAGGGTTAACTAGTTTTCTCAAAAGAGAAAAAGATATCTAGGTTGTTAGTTTCAATTAAGTTTGAGTAGCATGTTTTATACTTAAACTATATACATGTTTTTGGTAATACCTTTTTAATAGGAACagctaaaaaatatttttaaaaaatatgttgacCATATCTGATCTTGTTGAGAAGGGTTTTATGAAGTTGTTGTTTCCTGTTTCCAGGGCAAGCCGAGGCCCAAGGTGAGCTGGATGACGAATGGCCAGCCCGTGGACCAGACTCAGGTTAACATCCGCAACAGTGACACTGACAGCATCCTATTCATCAGGAAAGCAGATAGGAATCACTCCGGGAAATACGAGCTGACTGTGAAGGTGGAGAACTATGAAGACAAAGCTACAATAGATATACAAATAGTTGGTATGTCAGGGACTTTGTACATATATTACTTTGGATTAACATCTTGGTGATAGAGatgcagttttttgtgttttaagccTACATTTCTGTGAACTCTTTATGCATATTTGATTGGTACCGTACCTCCTTTCATATAAGTAATATTCTACAACTGTCGACTTGACTCAATTAGACCAGCTATACCCTGTCAGTTAAAGCATAATACAGCACTGGGAAATCACCCTAAAATTGCATTAACCCTCTTATCTGTGGATATCCAGGAATTACCTCTAAAATAGGTTGTTGATGCAATCTAGAGGGATTCCCCAGTGCTATATATAAAACACTCCAATACAATCCGGAGGTGATTTATCTTGGCTGGGTAGAGGTAATCAAATTAGTTTCTTATGTTTTACCTTAAATTCTAATATCTCTTGACTCATTTTGCTGCAACCTGaaggtattgtttgtttttggcacACAGACCGGCCTGGTCCACCTGAGATTGTGAAAATTAAGGACGTCTGGGGGGAGAATGTTGCATTGGAATGGATTCCCCCCAGAGACAATGGCAATGCAGAAATCACTGGGTACACCATTCAGAAAGCAGACAAGAAGACTATGGTACCTTCGTTTTTAGAATGCTGTGGTGCACACCATTTTGGGGGGGGTTAATGAAGGCTTAGCCTCCCAACTCGTTCGTGTATCATATAACAAGGCTGAACAAGTTGGGCCCATGTTAAGAAGAGGGGTGTTGGATGTGGTGCATGGTTGGAATGGAATAGAAACTGTACTATAACAGTGGAAATAATTACATGACAACTCTTTCATGAAAAGCATCCAGTAACATACATCAGGGATTATGTGGCTACCCTGAAGAGGGGTATGACTTATTGTTCACTCCTATGAAGAACTCTGAGAGAGATGTTAGTAAACTTACCTGAggttaaataaaaagcataaaaataaatgaaggcaAGAAATCTCTAATGAatggttttctgtgttttgtaaatattgtttcgctttttgtttttttaggaatgGTTTACTGTAATCGACCATTACCACAGAAAAAGTATTACAGTATCTGAACTTGTCATTGGGAACGAATACTTTTTCCGGGTATTTTCAGAGAACATGTGCGGCCTTAGTGAGGAAGCTAGAGTGACTAAGGACAGCGCACTGATTGTAAAGGAAGGTTAGTTACTTTTATCTGTGATGACATGTGGAAAATATGCCTATCCCCTCTAAACCAAACAACCATAAGAAAAGACTTTAGTCACATTGAAATTATCACTCAGTGACTTTGCAATGTATTTGTCAGAGCTAAAAtcttcatttttaatgaaatgttgctgtggctgttttttttcttgttttacatgttttaatcatggaaattgttatattttatatatgtcaaTCCTCCCATGTTACTAATATTAAAGCTGAAAACATTGTATTCCTATTAAAATGAGTGGTTATCCAAAAGTACAGTATGccatctcttaaaaaaaaaaaactccctcctTCTATTTAAAAGGTTCAAATTACAAGAACCCAGACTACCAGGAATATGATTTTACCGAGCCCCCGAAATTCACCCATCCCCTAGTGACCACTATAGCTGTGGCAGGGTACAACGCCACACTGAACTGCAGTGTCCGGGCTAATCCCAGGGTATGTAGAgcttattcattttcattaaactgaAAGCAGTCATAGTTGTTTAATTGTGGTTTATCATACAGTGGGAAACAGTAGAtagcaaaaaagtattttttttcctggCAAGATAAAAagtaaaagtgattttttttttgctgtcgaTTACCAGAATATACTCCAGGAATTCACTAGAAATTTTAAAAGTCAAATGGTTAATGCAATTTGGGGGTCTTAAGTTTGCGCTTCAGCAGAAGAACCCTTACCTCTTTACAGTGCTGAACATCTGCACCCTTGGACCATACAAAAGCATTCCCTATGAGTTTTAATATTAGCATTACTTTGAAAAAAGCAATAAAGTATATTTTGGTGACCAGATATGACTATTTTTCCTTATGTGATATTTTAAAGGTTTAATTTTCTTATTGTCTCTTTCAGCCCAAAGTGATATGGATGAAGAACAAGATAGTCATCGACAACGACCCCCGCTACAGAATGTTCAGTAACCAGGGGGTCTGCACCCTGGAGATCCGGAAGCCTTGCCCCTTTGATGGCGGCACGTACAGCTGCAAAGCCATCAATGACCTGGGTGAGGCGCAGGTAGATTGCAAACTGGAGGTGAAAGGTAAGCCTTAAAAGGACAATGTGCCTGCAGCCGGTTCAGAAATCAGTCTTTAACAATAATGTACCACCTGCCTGTTTAATAGTGTAGTACAATATGTTTCCAAACATCACTTTATGTTTACTCATTTATCTTTTGACCCCAACAATAGGACGCAAAATGCTGTATACTAGTAGTAGTATTTCGTACTTTATATTACATCTGAATGGTGTGTAGGTAAttgtgacaggacagcgtcacTGGCACGGCTGTTGGTTACCAGAAAGGGAGACTGAGACACAGAAGGATCAGTGAAAAGCTAATGTGCAcgtttaattataaacaaataacgaataaacaaaacactaaacaaacctGAACAAGGGTCTAAACAAAAGGCTGTGGCTGAgccttaattatttaatcatttattcaattcatggctccagccacattcccacgtgttttcaCATACATTCACCCAGCCACACTGCCAGAGTAATGTACACTATTTCAGCCTAGTTAACAATGGTATGCCCTGGACATACAAAGACATACCAGTGGTATCTCTTGTGCTGTCAGGTATGTTAGTTAAACATGCTTAGCAACTTATGGCTTGCATGCCAAGCATAATGTAAGCCTATGTAACAAAGATTTCTGTCCAgctgtttaatacaaaatattcttgtttttcttttttcttgattcccccccccccccccacagttttttttttttttttttttcttgtttttttgtttttggccaaacctttttgattttctttttctcacAAGCAATAATGCAAGCCACTCTATTGTCATCCATTATTTGTTCTgacaaaacaaatgtttctttttgtttctttttaagtgTTTTCATTCTTTTCTGGTACAGCTCTatttttttgtcttgtcttttcttcttgtgtttctattttttatgGAGGTGGATATAAAACTTTTTACGTTTTTGGTCAGCTTTGgacattttgcattaaaaaaaaaaaaaaaactgcttgtgcATGCAAGCCCCATAATGATTGTAACATTTTATcacatttgttttcagctctaaccactagactactCAACATTTCACATGACTCCCAACAATCAGTTCATTAGTTATACAGGAAATACAGTCATAAATGGGACCTTTGAGTATATGAACTTGCTTAAAAGTATTGATTAATTGCCAATATGTATTCTGTATTATCTCTTAAATCTAATACAATCAGTGCTGTGGGTTCAGGCAGTTTTTAGAAACTTGCTGGAACTAGAGGTGTTGGGGGTGTTCTTGCatcccttggctttgcatggtttctgtcatatacaggggttacagttttgttcaattgctttcagcacccccaattgttccagtgccactgtgctTCAAgccacataaaatgtaatatccTTGGAGCATATGCAAAAAACAACCATGCTCAGTTTGAGTAGACCATAAAGGGGGAGAGCTATTTTAATATGCCAgaagaaaatgttatttatctAAAGAATTCATTATTTTAAGCCAGGGTCCTACAAACAAATACAGGGGCATCTACAGTATTCATTATCTTCACAACACAATGGAATAATAACCCAGGTATTAAATATTAGAATCATTGCAAATCTGTTGAAATGGATACAGCTAGTATcaactgaacacagaacacagttaCAGTAAGCAATATGTTTGTTCAGAACACAACACAGTGCTAGTTATAAAACTTAATGGTTAATGTTAGAGATACGAGATGAAAGCAAGAACCTTCAGCTGGTTTAAGTCTCTGGGAGAAAAATCAGTTGCAGCAGACATAGGTTTCCCTTATTCATATTGCATGTAAGATTATACCCATGGCATTGACCAGGTCAGAGGTAATagattattaaatatgttaaattagTTAGCATTGTGAGGTTCAACTGTAAAAGTTGACAGGAACACATTCATCAAAATCAGTATGAAtcataagaaaaaacaaagcaaaaacaaaacagtaaggaGTTCTCAAGAAATGAAAACTAACTGTGAAGCTTAAAGACAATTAAAAAGAGATACTGACAATTATATTGATTCATAGAAGTCTCCTAGAAGTTAAAATCAGTCTTTTGATTGAAAATGAACGCCTGTTAACAAATCTGTATCACTTCATAGAAAtgtgattt
This window of the Polyodon spathula isolate WHYD16114869_AA chromosome 7, ASM1765450v1, whole genome shotgun sequence genome carries:
- the mybpc1 gene encoding myosin-binding protein C, slow-type isoform X6, whose amino-acid sequence is MPEPTKKSGSAFTKKPKSLQVCAGSTAEFTAETAKPEFKVKWQKDGKDIQASNKYIIKQDQTLHTLIINDASKEDDVVYSVISGTSKVKFEMKIKGQDGKDEKPGSKPEAAENNESVPASSPSPEPVGELKDEAPVSAPEKKEDEIVTVITPPPAEDKEDDLATSSPSPQPPSVWSLGEAPPDDIDKPEDTPRSTLLIEKPQSGSVTVGGDITFIAKVEAKDLLRKPTIKWFKGKWMDLASKTGKHLQLKETFDRLTKVHTFEMSIIKAKDNYAGNYRCEVTYKDKFDSCSFDLEVKEVPEVLPSIDIRSAFKRSGEGQDDAGELDFSGLLKHRANREIKQEETVPEEDVWEILKNAPPQEFERIAFEYGITDLRGMLRRLKRMKREEKKSEAFSKKLESAYQADKGGKIKFVVELADPTVELKWYKNGQEIRPTPNQKKYIFEHKGTQRILVINNCTMADDAAYQVMAGDEKCSTELFVKELPVTIKKELEAVKTTVNERIELECEVSEEGANVKWFKNGVEIPREIRSRFRFKSDGMKHTLVIEDAKKEDTAVYSAMTTGGKSEAHVQVDLKPLKILQDLTDQTVRLGKSLVLHCEINPANVPGRWYKNAQLIPGTDRVKITHRGSSHKLEIENAGVDDMGDYTFVPEGYSVSLNGKVHVTDPPKIHLDSLNYPENTVTVQAGNKLRLDIPVTGQPAPRVVWMKGERVILDTGSRVRAESFPDHSTFTIDVAEREDTGTYKIVLQNEAGEDSAQLKIKVVDIPDPPQAPIVTEVGGDWCSMIWETPLYDGGSPILGYFIERKKKQSSRWMRLNFDVCKEKAFEPKKMIEGVPYEVRVFAVNAIGISKPSEPSKAFVPLAVTSEPSLLVVDEVTDSTVTMKWRPPEHIGAAGLDGYVIEYCFEGKDEWIVSNQELTEKTKYTIHGLPSGEKIFVRVKAINAAGASAPRMHPHPILVKEVIEQPKIRIPRHLHQTYIRRVGEVVNLLVPFQGKPRPKVSWMTNGQPVDQTQVNIRNSDTDSILFIRKADRNHSGKYELTVKVENYEDKATIDIQIVDRPGPPEIVKIKDVWGENVALEWIPPRDNGNAEITGYTIQKADKKTMEWFTVIDHYHRKSITVSELVIGNEYFFRVFSENMCGLSEEARVTKDSALIVKEGSNYKNPDYQEYDFTEPPKFTHPLVTTIAVAGYNATLNCSVRANPRPKVIWMKNKIVIDNDPRYRMFSNQGVCTLEIRKPCPFDGGTYSCKAINDLGEAQVDCKLEVKGGVTFYELLQKGVPLNLISKFLDENKGSEPQKE
- the mybpc1 gene encoding myosin-binding protein C, slow-type isoform X7 — its product is MPEPTKKSGSAFTKKPKSLQVCAGSTAEFTAETAKPEFKVKWQKDGKDIQASNKYIIKQDQTLHTLIINDASKEDDVVYSVISGTSKVKFEMKIKGQEPVGELKDEAPVSAPEKKEDEIVTVITPPPAEDKEDDLATSSPSPQPPSDDTSDVQKHIEIPNDSLPESAKGRKDSVWSLGEAPPDDIDKPEDTPRSTLLIEKPQSGSVTVGGDITFIAKVEAKDLLRKPTIKWFKGKWMDLASKTGKHLQLKETFDRLTKVHTFEMSIIKAKDNYAGNYRCEVTYKDKFDSCSFDLEVKEVPEVLPSIDIRSAFKRSGEGQDDAGELDFSGLLKHRANREIKQEETVPEEDVWEILKNAPPQEFERIAFEYGITDLRGMLRRLKRMKREEKKSEAFSKKLESAYQADKGGKIKFVVELADPTVELKWYKNGQEIRPTPNQKKYIFEHKGTQRILVINNCTMADDAAYQVMAGDEKCSTELFVKELPVTIKKELEAVKTTVNERIELECEVSEEGANVKWFKNGVEIPREIRSRFRFKSDGMKHTLVIEDAKKEDTAVYSAMTTGGKSEAHVQVDLKPLKILQDLTDQTVRLGKSLVLHCEINPANVPGRWYKNAQLIPGTDRVKITHRGSSHKLEIENAGVDDMGDYTFVPEGYSVSLNGKVHVTDPPKIHLDSLNYPENTVTVQAGNKLRLDIPVTGQPAPRVVWMKGERVILDTGSRVRAESFPDHSTFTIDVAEREDTGTYKIVLQNEAGEDSAQLKIKVVDIPDPPQAPIVTEVGGDWCSMIWETPLYDGGSPILGYFIERKKKQSSRWMRLNFDVCKEKAFEPKKMIEGVPYEVRVFAVNAIGISKPSEPSKAFVPLAVTSEPSLLVVDEVTDSTVTMKWRPPEHIGAAGLDGYVIEYCFEGKDEWIVSNQELTEKTKYTIHGLPSGEKIFVRVKAINAAGASAPRMHPHPILVKEVIEQPKIRIPRHLHQTYIRRVGEVVNLLVPFQGKPRPKVSWMTNGQPVDQTQVNIRNSDTDSILFIRKADRNHSGKYELTVKVENYEDKATIDIQIVDRPGPPEIVKIKDVWGENVALEWIPPRDNGNAEITGYTIQKADKKTMEWFTVIDHYHRKSITVSELVIGNEYFFRVFSENMCGLSEEARVTKDSALIVKEGSNYKNPDYQEYDFTEPPKFTHPLVTTIAVAGYNATLNCSVRANPRPKVIWMKNKIVIDNDPRYRMFSNQGVCTLEIRKPCPFDGGTYSCKAINDLGEAQVDCKLEVKGGVTFYELLQKGVPLNLISKFLDENKGSEPQKE